One genomic region from Candidatus Eisenbacteria bacterium encodes:
- a CDS encoding M1 family metallopeptidase, which produces MTGTDSRHGGAWGERMVCRQLGHAAGRWTLREEQPKYAPDRTCDVEHLRLDLEIDLPRRHVDATCAQRLRAAYGPFDSIVLDAVDLKIRSVRDGNGQDLPHSYLDRKLTIRFPVPVADTIELVVSYEVDHPALGLYFIAPADQDPAGAWQLWSQGEDEEARYWIPCHDAPNERMTTEIVATVESRYTAISNGGLLSVTERDGRKTYHWSEGVPHVSYLIALVVGEFVRLEDRWRKIPVDSYVEKGREEEARRSFGKTPRMIEFFSDRLDCPYPYEKYSQIAIRDFHFGGMENTSATSQSDGTLHDARASLDFTSDDLVSHELAHQWFGDLITCKSWAHAWLNEGFATYLEALWMEEDLGREEFDYEILQFAAAYMAEPYRRAI; this is translated from the coding sequence ATGACGGGAACAGATTCAAGGCATGGCGGCGCCTGGGGCGAGCGGATGGTCTGCCGTCAGCTTGGGCATGCCGCGGGGCGATGGACGCTGAGGGAGGAACAGCCCAAGTACGCTCCCGACCGCACTTGCGATGTGGAGCATCTACGGCTCGATCTGGAAATCGACCTGCCACGCAGGCACGTCGATGCGACATGCGCCCAGCGGCTGCGCGCCGCCTACGGCCCATTCGACTCGATCGTCCTCGACGCGGTCGATCTCAAGATCCGATCGGTTCGTGACGGGAACGGCCAGGATCTCCCCCATTCTTATCTGGACCGCAAGCTCACGATCCGCTTCCCCGTTCCGGTCGCTGACACGATCGAGCTCGTCGTCAGCTACGAGGTCGATCATCCGGCGCTCGGGCTCTACTTCATTGCTCCCGCCGATCAGGACCCGGCCGGCGCCTGGCAGCTCTGGAGCCAGGGAGAGGACGAGGAAGCGCGCTACTGGATCCCCTGCCACGACGCCCCCAACGAGAGGATGACGACCGAGATCGTGGCGACCGTCGAGAGCCGATACACGGCAATCTCGAACGGCGGGCTGCTCTCCGTGACCGAGCGCGACGGCAGAAAGACCTACCACTGGTCGGAGGGAGTCCCCCATGTCAGCTACCTGATCGCCCTCGTCGTCGGGGAGTTTGTCCGCCTGGAGGACCGCTGGCGGAAGATCCCGGTCGACTCCTACGTCGAGAAGGGTCGCGAGGAGGAGGCGCGACGCTCCTTCGGCAAGACTCCACGCATGATCGAGTTCTTCTCCGATCGGCTCGACTGTCCCTATCCGTACGAGAAGTACTCGCAGATCGCGATCCGCGACTTCCACTTCGGGGGGATGGAGAATACGTCTGCGACGAGCCAGTCGGACGGGACTCTGCATGACGCGAGGGCCTCGCTCGACTTCACGAGCGACGATCTGGTCTCGCACGAGCTGGCGCATCAATGGTTCGGCGACCTCATCACCTGCAAGTCATGGGCGCACGCCTGGCTGAACGAGGGCTTCGCGACATATCTCGAGGCTCTTTGGATGGAGGAGGACCTCGGCCGGGAGGAGTTCGACTATGAGATCCTCCAGTTCGCGGCCGCCTACATGGCCGAGCCCTACCGGCGCGCCATCG
- a CDS encoding methylated-DNA--[protein]-cysteine S-methyltransferase: MPRRSRGRSDEEPARRASQLYRSIWGVVARIPRGRVATYGQIAALAGHPCQPRLAGYALYSIPAGLSIPWHRVVNARGEISVRSGSFPDGETSLQRALLEREGIQFSARGACDLSRYRWRPRPDSPRRPSAARRTESPGSPRRRRRSFL, encoded by the coding sequence ATGCCGAGACGTTCCCGCGGCAGAAGCGACGAGGAGCCCGCGCGGCGGGCCTCGCAGCTCTACCGCTCAATCTGGGGGGTCGTCGCGAGGATCCCCCGGGGAAGGGTCGCCACCTACGGGCAGATCGCCGCCCTGGCGGGGCATCCCTGCCAGCCGCGGCTCGCGGGATACGCCCTCTACTCGATTCCAGCGGGGCTCTCGATCCCCTGGCACCGGGTCGTCAACGCCCGCGGGGAGATCTCCGTCCGCTCCGGGAGCTTCCCCGATGGGGAGACGTCCCTCCAGAGGGCGCTCCTCGAGCGGGAGGGAATCCAGTTCAGCGCCCGGGGCGCCTGTGATCTCTCACGCTACCGGTGGAGGCCTCGGCCCGACTCTCCGCGCCGCCCCTCCGCCGCCCGACGAACGGAGTCGCCGGGCTCCCCCCGGCGGCGCCGGCGCTCTTTTCTCTAG
- a CDS encoding gamma carbonic anhydrase family protein, whose protein sequence is MGIAAFEGKSPRIGGGTYVHPSADLFGDVEIGAGCWIGPGARLRGDYGTIRVGDRTSIEDNCVIHARPGEVCTIGNWVTIGHGAIIHNALRIEDYAVIGMGAIVSDWTIVGEWAVVGEGAVVRQRQAIPAGAIAVGIPARLLEKEVEEAYKAEWMHFKQTYVDLARRYPSGLLPLDDSAGRERGMEPPRSGRGTSEKGMEERD, encoded by the coding sequence ATGGGAATCGCGGCGTTCGAAGGGAAGTCGCCTCGCATCGGAGGCGGCACCTATGTTCACCCCTCGGCGGATCTCTTCGGGGACGTGGAGATCGGCGCCGGCTGCTGGATAGGCCCGGGCGCGCGGCTGCGCGGGGACTACGGGACGATCCGAGTCGGCGACCGCACGAGCATCGAGGACAACTGCGTCATCCACGCGCGCCCCGGCGAGGTCTGCACGATCGGAAACTGGGTGACGATCGGTCACGGAGCCATCATCCACAACGCCCTCCGGATCGAGGACTACGCCGTCATCGGGATGGGCGCCATCGTCTCCGACTGGACGATCGTCGGCGAGTGGGCGGTGGTCGGCGAGGGGGCGGTCGTGCGCCAGCGCCAGGCCATTCCAGCCGGGGCGATCGCCGTGGGGATTCCCGCCCGTCTCCTGGAGAAGGAGGTCGAGGAGGCCTACAAGGCGGAGTGGATGCACTTCAAGCAGACCTATGTCGACCTGGCCCGGAGGTATCCGTCCGGCCTGTTGCCTCTCGACGACTCGGCCGGGCGGGAGCGGGGCATGGAACCGCCGCGTTCGGGGCGAGGGACATCCGAGAAGGGGATGGAGGAGAGGGATTGA
- a CDS encoding peroxiredoxin produces the protein MPRAGDAAPSFSGKATSGQIVSLADFRGKKLILYFYPKDNTPGCTTEACDFRDNLGRLSRKGAAVLGVSPDSVVSHARFAAKHDLSFPLLCDPDRAVAQAYGVWVEKTLAGHVEELLKAL, from the coding sequence ATGCCAAGAGCTGGCGATGCCGCGCCTTCCTTCAGCGGCAAGGCGACATCGGGACAGATCGTCTCCCTCGCGGACTTCAGGGGCAAGAAGCTGATCCTCTACTTCTACCCGAAGGACAACACTCCCGGCTGCACGACCGAGGCGTGCGACTTCCGCGACAATCTAGGACGGCTTTCGCGAAAGGGAGCGGCGGTTCTCGGCGTGAGCCCCGATAGCGTCGTCTCGCACGCGCGATTCGCGGCCAAGCACGATCTGAGCTTCCCGCTCCTCTGCGATCCGGATCGTGCCGTCGCGCAGGCCTATGGCGTCTGGGTCGAGAAGACGCTCGCGGGGCACGTCGAGGAGCTCCTGAAAGCCCTCTAG